The region GCAGTGGTCGGCCGATGTCTTTCTAATGATGGGGTTATTGCGACCCGATGTATTGCCGGTCGGTGACCTGGCACTAGTCAAAGGCCTTTGTGAAATCGATCAAAACGACTACGCCGACTCCGATGCTTTAGTCGAACGTGCCGAACGATGGCGGCCCCTTCGCAGCATCGCCACGCGGATGGTTTGGCAGTGGTATGTTAGGCAACGCGGACGCGATATCTTTTAGAGACTGATCTCTCTCGTTGGACCTGCTTCTCTCGTTGGAACTGAGCTTGATGACGAAATTGACATTTTGTGGTGCGGCGGGAACGGTGACCGGTTCATGCTCGTTGATCGACACCGGCAAGCACCGTTTTTTAGTCGACTGCGGCTTGTTTCAAGGTAGCAAAACGACTCAGGAGCTGAACTATGCTTCGTTCCCGTTCGACCCCAAATCGATTGATTTCTTATTGCTCACGCACGCCCACATCGATCACTCGGGTCTGTTGCCAAAACTAGTCAAGCAAGGTTTTCGGGGAGTGATCTATGCCACCGAACCGACGCGTGACTTGTTGAACTTCATGCTGCCCGACTCGGCCCATATCCAAGAATCCGGCGCCAAACGGCATAACAATAAGCGGCGTCGACGGGGGATGCCGCCGGTCAAACCGATCTACACCAACGAAGACGCCGAAGCCACCCTAAAGCTGTTCGCACATCATTCCTATGAAGAATGGTTTTCACCACAAGAAAACATTCAAGCAAGGTTTTGGAACGCGGGACATCTGCTCGGATCCGCGTCGGTGGAACTGAAGATCGATGAAGGCAATGCGGAACCGCTATCGTTGCTTTTCTCCGGTGATATCGGCCCCGAAGAAAAAGTATTTCACCCCGGCCCCGACGCACCGGTCGGCTACGACTACATCGTCTGTGAATCGACGTACGGCAATCGCGACCGTGATGACTACACACTCGAAAAACGCCGAGCGGCAATTCGTGACGAACTGGTCAAGGGGCTGAGCCGTGGCGGGAACGTCGTGATCCCTTCGTTTGCGGTCGAACGCAGTCAAGAACTGCTTCATGACATCGGCTACTTGCTGGCCGAAGGCGAGATCCCCCAGGCGAACGTTTACTTGGATTCGCCCCTGGCTCGACGGGCAACCGAAGTGTTCATCAAGTATGCCGGCGAACTGGAAGACGTCGAAGTTGACGAGAAAAAACTGTTTCGTCACGACCGATTCCACCTGGTTCAATCACTCGACGAGAGTAAGGCGATCAACGCGATCAAAAGTGGTGCGATCATCATTTCGGCAAGCGGGATGTGCAATGCCGGACGAATCAAACATCACCTGCGATACAACATCCATCGCCCCGAATGCACGGTTTTATTCGTCGGGTATCAATCGCCGGGAACCCTGGGACACATCATTTCCAGTGGCGCCAAAGAAGTTCGGATTCATGGCAACACGTACAAGGTCCGGGCCGACATCCGCAGTCTCGGTAACTACTCGGCCCACGCCGACCAGCAGGAGTTACTCGCTTGGATTTTGTCGCGTTGCCCGATCACCGGCGGACTGTTTCTCAACCACGGTGAAGACGACGCCCGGCAGGGCCTTCGCGATCTGCTGGGCGAACGAGGCTTGGACATCGAACGAATCTACATGCCGACGTTTGACGAGACCTTTGAACTTCACCCGGGCACTCGGCCGCTCTCCAAAGGCGTCGCGGGTCCTCGATTGGACCTTGACCACGTCGCTCACGATTGGCACAACGACTACGCCGAATTCATGATCGGTTTGACGCAAGCGCTTGAGCATTCGTCGGACCGTGAAAAGTATGACTTGATCGCGAAACTGAAAGCCAGCCTGGCATCGTGACCCCGATCATCCTGCACCTTTCTTAACTACCTGACGGAGTGACCGTTGAACGTAAGCGATTTTTTGGAACAACATTTCCGTCACTTTAACGCGCGCGAAACACTGGCCGCGGCCAAGGCTTACCGAGAATTCATCGACAACCAAAACGGCCGCATGATGGTCACGCTCGCCGGGGCAATGAGTACCGGCGAACTCGGTTTGTCGCTTGCCGAAATGATTCGCCAAGGCAAAGTCCACGCGGTGACCTGCACGGCGGCCAATCTCGAAGAAGATATCTTCAACCTGGTCGCCCACGACGAATACCGCGTGATCGAAGATTGGCGGGCGCTGTCGGCCGACGATGAAGTCAAATTGCTTGACGAAGGGTTCAACCGAGTGACCGACACCTGCATTCCCGAAACGGTGATGCGGCACATCGAGTCGCGACTGCTGAACCTTTGGAAAAACGCCGCCGAAGAGGGCAAGCCAAGAACACCGGCGGAGTTCATGTTTGAACTTCTCGACGACCCGCAACTCCCCGAGCACTTCCAAGTCCCTCGTGAGAACAGCTGGCTGGCTGCGGCAAAAGACGCGGGCATCCCGGTCTATGTCCCCGGCGTCGAAGACAGCACGATGGGTAATATCTTTACCGCGCGAGTGATCGACGGCAGTTTGCCAAGTCATGCGGCCATGCACCCCGGTACCGAACAACTGCAACGCCTCTCGATGTGGTACCAAGAAACGTCCGCAAATCATCCGATTGGGTTCTTTCAAATCGGTGGTGGGATCGCCGGTGACTTTCCCATTTGCGTCGTTCCGATGATGCGGCAAGACCTGCGGTTGGACATTCCACTGTGGTCGTACTTTTGCCAAATCAGCGACGCCCAGCCAAGCTATGGCGGTTACAGCGGTGCGGTCCCCAACGAAAAAATTACCTGGGAAAAGCTCTCTCGCGAGACACCCAAGTTCATGATCCAAAGCGATGCCTCGATCGTCGCACCGCTTGTCTTCGCCTATGTCCTGGGTTGGTAGCAACTGGCGGGGCTTTGTTTCGATTTAGCCTAAAGCTCAGCCGCCTGATGCTTCGTTAACACTTGAAAATACGTGTTAGAGTCATCAGCCGACGGGCGTTAACCCCGGTTATTGCGCCGAAACCGTGGCTAACGCCATGCGGCTCATCCTAATTTCAAAGGTTGACGAAGCACTCGCGTAGCACTTCTCTCCAAGTCATCTCAATCAGCCCAAGCTAGCAAGACGGGCGACAATCCGCCGTTGCCTAGCTTTTTTGGCGACCTGGCCACCACAATCCGCTAAAAAGGGGGCACCGGGACCACTTTTCATAATGGCATTTTTGGGGAGGTTTGTATGTCCAGGAAATATACCGGACACGGCAAAGGGTTCACGCTGGTAGAGCTTTTGGTCGTCATCGCAATCATTGGTATCTTGGTCGGGCTTCTCTTGCCGGCCGTTCAAGCGGCCCGCGAAGCGGCGCGGCGAATGAGTTGTAGTAACAACTTTCGTCAGATCGGGCTGTCGATGCACAACTATCACAGCGCCTACAAACAGCTACCGATGCAAGGTTCGGGGACGACCGGCAGCGGAGCGGGCTCTCCGCAGGTCACGAGCCCGAACAATGGCCCCAATCAAAACTGGTGGACCAACCATTCGCACTCCAACTCGTGGCGTTTAAGCGCTCTCGTCGGGATGACGGCGTTCCTCGAACAGCAAGGGATGTGGGACTTGATATCCAATCCCAACATCTACGATGCGACGGATAACTCGATCACGTACGATCCGCCTTGGCCACCGATGGGCCCCGTCCCGACCCAAGCACGGTATATCCCCTGGGTCTCAGAGATCCCCACGTTTCGTTGCCCTAGCGATCCCGGCGTCGGATTGCCTGCACTTGGCCGTACCAACTACGCGATGTGCATGGGCGATTCTTACATGTGGTCGATTCAGGGCCCCGCCGATTTGATCGACGCGGAAATGCGTCCGACGAACAACTATGCGCGGAATTCCAACGCATCTGATCGCGGCATGTTCGTGCAGCACAAACGGTCAAAGTTTCGTGACGTCCTCGACGGGCTCTCCAATACCGTCGCGATGGCAGAGATCGCGACAGATCTCGGGGATCGCGATGCGCGAACAATCGGCGACAACGAAACCACACAATACATCAATGAGATCCGCCTGAATCCCAACTTCTTGATCGACCAAGGCTACCTTGACCCGGAGCGTCCAAAATTTTGGGATCCGACCGTCGTCCCGAACGTTTGGGGGCGGGTACATGGTCGCGGTTTCAGGTGGGCGGACCATCGTAACGAGATGACTTGTGTGCACACGATCCTGCCACCGAACAAACCGCTGGCGGCTCAGCGAAATCCTGGTGGCCGCACCTTGTCTCCGCCATCAAGTCGACACCAGGGTGGCGTTCATGTGCTAATGGGCGACGGGGCAGTCGTATTCATTTCGGACTCGATCGAAGCCGGCGATTCACGCGCCGAAATGGTGTGGTGGAATGGAACCGGCGCCGCGTCACCGGGCAGTCCCAGTCCCTACGGGCTGTGGGGGGCCATGGGAACCCGGGCCTCGAGCGAAGTCATTGAAGAACAATTCAACCAATAAAGGACAACCCGAAGGAGTCTTTCAAATGAAGCGATCAATCTTTGCTTTTCTATGCCCGTTGCTTCTGTTCGTGGTGGGGTGCGGTGAAGAACAAACGCAGAACACCATGGAAAACGTCGACGCGGAAGCGCTCGCCGAGTATGAACAGATGATGGCCGAAGACGCACAGCGAACGAATGACGACAGTGACGATTCCGAATAGTCACACCGAATTCTGAGGCAGCGTCTTAAGAGCAGTTGGTGAATCGGTCGACGATCACACCGTTGCCAATGTCACCGTCCTCACGTGAGGGTGACTTCGCAGCGGTGACATTGTGGTGGCGACATTGTCCGGTCCGGATCAAGTTTACGAGTCCGATTCGTCGATGAACCAGTCGAATACCCGCATGACGTGCTGTCGATCGGCAGCCCATCAGCTACATTGCGGACTCGCCGGGGGGAAAGCCTCCCGCCGTGATTTGTCTGTTCCCCAAGCCTGCTTTCCAACAGAACCAGTCGCCCATGACGATTCGGCCTTTCAAGAAACTGCTCGTCGCCAACCGAAGCGAGATCGCAACCCGAGTTTTCCGTAGCGCTTCCGAGCTTGGCATCCGCACCGTCGCGATCTACTCGCATGAAGACCGGTATGCGTTGCACCGTTTCAAGGCTGACGAGGCATATCAAATCGGAGAGCCCGGCGAACCGATTCGGTCGTACCTGAACATCGACGCGATCGTTGCTCTCTGTAAGAAACATGGCGTTGACGCGGTTCACCCCGGCTACGGATTTCTGTCCGAACGTCCCGGGTTCGCCGAAGCACTCGAAAAAGCCGGGATCGTCTTTGTCGGCCCCAGCGTCAATTCGCTCAAGCAGCTCGGTGACAAAATGTCCGCCCGAGAACTTGCCGAAAAAGCAGGGGTGCCGGTTCTTGGCGGAAAAAATAAACCGCTCAAGTCAGCCGAAGAAGCATTGCAATTGGCCGAATCGATGGGCTACCCCGTGATGCTCAAAGCCGCGCACGGAGGCGGCGGACGCGGGATGCGTGTGGTGAAAACCCCTGACGAATTGCCCGGACAACTCGAAGCGGCGATGCGAGAATCGGCGACCGCGTTCGGCAGCGACGAAGTCTTTCTGGAACGCTTCGTCCAACGCGCACGCCACATCGAAGTGCAGATCATCGGTGACGGCAACAACCTGCTGCACCTCTTCGAACGTGATTGCAGTGTCCAACGCCGTCACCAAAAGGTCGTTGAACTCGCGCCCGCACCCAACCTGGATCCCAAAGTCCGCCAAGGACTGTGCGACGCCGCACTGCAAATCGGGCGTGCCGTCGGCACCGACGGGTCATGCTACGAGAACGCCGGTACGGTCGAGTTCTTGCTCGACACCGATTCGAACCAATTCTTCTTCATCGAAGTCAATCCACGGATTCAAGTCGAACACACGGTGACCGAAGAGGTGACCGGGATCGACATCGTTCGGTCGCAAATTTTGATCGCCCAAGGCCACCAGCTTTCCGATGACATCCTTGGCATCCCCGCCCAAGAAGACATCCGAACGACGGGCTTCGCGATGCAATGTCGGGTGACGACCGAGGACCCGGAAAACCAATTCCGCCCCGACTACGGCCGTATCAGCCACTACCGATCAGCCGCCGGCCTGGGGATTCGCCTGGATGCCGGCACCGCGTTCAGTGGCGCGGTGGTCAATCCGTTTTACGACTCGATGCTGGTGAAGGTGACCGCACGAGCATCATCGTTGGCACACGCCGCTTCACGGATGGATCGCTGCTTGCAAGAGTTTCGGATTCGGGGTGTGAAAACGAACATCCCGTTTTTGTTAAAGCTGATCAATCACCCGACGTTCTTGGCCGGAGAGTCGACGACGCGATTGATCGACACCACGCCGGAACTGTTCGAGCTGCCGCGTCGTCGCGACCGCGCAACTCGTTTACTGACGTTCCTCGGCGAAACGATCGTCAACGGAAACGAGCTTGTCGTCGGTCGGCCGCAAGCGTCCCGTCGACACCCCGCACCGGTTCCCGAAATCGATCGCAAGGAAGCGCCCCCCAAGGGGACCAAGGACATCTTCCGCGAATCGGGTGTGAAGGGCCTAGTCGAATGGATCAACAAACAACAAGGTCTGCTGCTCACTGATACAACCATGCGCGACGCGCACCAATCGCTACTGGCGACGCGTGTTCGAACGTATGACATGCTGCAAATCGCCCCGGCATACTCGCAATTGGCATCTCAATTATTCTCGCTGGAAATGTGGGGCGGTGCGACGTTCGACACCAGCATGCGATTTCTGAAGGAGTCGCCTTGGCAACGCCTGTCCGACCTTCGCGATGCGGTGCCGAACATCCTGACCCAGATGCTGCTACGGGCAAGCAACGCGGTCGGCTACACCAACTACCCCGACAACGTCGTACGATTGTTTGTCCGCGAAGCGGTCCAAGCCGGGATGGATGTGTTCCGTGTTTTCGATGCGCTCAATTGGCAACAGAATATGAAAGTTGCCATGGAAGCGGTCATCGAAGAGGGTGGGATCTGCGAAGCATCGATTTGCTACACCGGTGACCTGCAAAATCCCAAACGCACCAAGTACGACCTGAAGTATTACGTCGACCTGGCCAAGCAGCTTGAAAAGATGGGCGCCCACTTGCTGGCCATCAAAGACATGGCGGGCTTGCTGAAACCGAAAGCAGCGACCACGCTGGTCCGCGCCTTACGCGAAGAGATTGGCATTCCGATTCATCTTCACACACACGACACCGCCGGCATTCAAGCGTCAACGATCTTGACCGCCGCCGACGAAGGACTGCAGATCGCCGACGCCGCGTTCGCACCGATGTCGGGCGGAACCAGCCAAGTCAACTTGAATTCGATCGTCGAAGCACTCCGTGATACACCTCGGGCGAGCGATTTGGAAACCGAGGCGTTGACCAAGATCGCTACCTACTGGCAGGCCGCCCGCGAATTCTACCTACCGTTCGAAAGTTACGTGCTGCCAGCGACCGGTGACCTCTATGAACATGAGATGCCCGGTGGTCAGTACACAAACTTATTTCAACAGGCGCGTGCACTAGGGCTATCAGACCGCTGGGCCGAAGTCTGCCGCGCCTATGCGGAGGTCAACCGATTGTTTGGCGACATCGTCAAGGTCACGCCGACCAGCAAGGCAGTCGGTGACATGGCGCTGTTCCTTGTCGCCAACGAGATGTCTGCCGACGATGTGCTGACAAGCGAAAAAGCATTGGCATACCCGGCCAGCGTCATCGACTTGATCGGCGGACGTATGGGCCAGCCACCGGGCGGTTTCCCCGAACCGGTGATCAAGAAAGTGATGGGCGAACAACCTCCGTTGACCACCCGACCCGGTGAATCGATGCCGGATGCGGACGTCGATGCCGCCCGCGCGACGGCCGCCGAACAGTTCGGTGAAGCCGCGTCGGATCAATTGGCCGTGACTCAGTTGCTCTACACCAAAGTCTTTAAAGATTTTGCCGAGCACTACCGCAAGTACGGTGACGTGTCAAAGCTACCGACCCCGAACTTTTTCTATGGCCAAGAGCACGGCGAAGAGATCGCGGTCGATATCGAAAAAGGCAAACGCCTGATCGTGAAGTTCCTGACCGTCGGACAGCCACATCCCGATGGGACGCGTACGGTTTTCTTTGAACTCAACGGCCAACCGCGTGAAGTGACCGTGACCGACAAGTCACTCGAACCAGAAACCAAAAAAGCGGTCAAAGCCGACCCTAGCGACGACAACCAAGTCGCCGCCAGCATGCCGGGGATGGTCATCACGGTGGCCGGTGCCGAAGGCGATAAAGTCAAAGAGGGGCAAAAGCTGATGGTGCTCGAAGCGATGAAAATGGAAACCACCATCAACGCACCGAAGGCCGGGACGATCAAGTCGATCCAGACTCCCGCCGGTACCCAGGTCGAAGCCGGGGACTTGCTGGTCGTTCTCCAATAGAAGCCCGCCGATTCGGCGAGCCGTGAAAGGTTTGTCACCGCGAAGGTTTGATCGAATGGACTCGCGTCAGATGTTGGGGTAAGGGCCTTGGATATGAAAACAAGGCTAAACCGGGGCCCGCGGCTAATCGACATGCAGCATCAGCCGAATGGTGTTGGCCACGGTTGTTTGGCAGTCAGCGGGCAGAACACCCGGCGGCGGAGTGCCGAAAGCCTTGGCGGCTTCCGCTACGATCGGAGGCGATTAGACTGGTGGGTCCTGATCATCGATGCCGACGACATACGAATGAAACGAACCCACAGAAACTTTCTGGTGACGCTTTGCCTGACCAACCTAGTTTGGGCCGCTAACCTTGTCGCCGCACCACCGCTGCCGCCGCTTGAATCGATCGAAGCGGCTTCGCGCGCGCGGTGGTTGATCGAAGGCCCGGTGATTGACGCCAAGACGGGCAGTTCGGTGGAAGCATTCACCGTGATTCCCGGTTCGATTTCCACCGATGATAACGGCCGAGCGACGATACGATGGCGAGAGAATCTCAAGCGTGAGATGAAGGCAGGACATCTACAGTGGCCGCGTACGAGCGGCTTCTCGGTCATGCGTTTCAAGATCATCGCCGAAGGCTACCACCCCGTCGTCAGCCCCATCATCCGCCGTGGTGGGCCCCATCTTCGAATGCGTGTGAAGCTTCGGCCCATGGCATCTGATTCCAAATCTGACTCGTAAGGCGGAGCCAAACGCAATAGGCTATTCCGACTGACGTCGATAAATCAGCCTGGCATCGTCATCGAACTTGTCGATCATGATCAGTCTAAATTGTGGGGCGACGGCCAGCGATTCGATTCCGCTACCAAGAATCGGCCCCGGTGCGGTTGCCCCGCCAAAGATTTTGGGGCCCAGGTACGCATGGATCTCGTCAATCAAGCAGTCCTCGGGCTGACTCCCGATCAAGCTAGCCATCAAATTTGGGCCACCTTCGACCATCACGTTCGTCGCCGGTCGGTGACCGTGTAGGCCGTCGGCACACTTTCGCAAGACGCCTTCGATGCTGTCGTTTTCCGCATCGCAAACCAAGCCCGCTTGTTCCAGCCACGCCCGTTCATCGGGATCGACGAATGGACTGGTAAACAAAAATGTGGGGATCTCCTTTGCGGTGCAAACGAGTTTGGAGTCTCGTGGTGGCAGTCGTCCGCGCGAGAAAATCAATCGATTCGCGACCCGTGGCGGCGTAAGCGGTTTGCCATCGTCGTCAACCAACCTTGCGTTGAGCATGGGATCATCGGCGAGCACCGTTCCCATTCCGGCAAGAATTGCATCGACACGGGCACGCAAGCGATGCACATGGACGCGCGATTGCGGGCCGCTGATCCATTGGCTTTCGCCGTCGACGGTCGCGACACGTCCATCGATCGTCATGGCCCACTTTGCGATCGTCCACGGCAAGCCCTTCTGCACTCGTTTTAGGTACGGCGCGTTGAGCTGTTCTGCTTCATCGCGCAAGACACCGACGGTAATTTCGATCCCGTGGTCACGAAGTGCTTTCAGTCCGCCGCCGTCGACCTTCGGAAATGGATCCTGCATCGCGATCACAACGCGACTGACTTTGGCATCTATCAACGCTTGGCTACACGGGGGCGTTTTCCCAAAGTGGCAACAGGGTTCCAACGTAACGTAAGCCGTCGCGGATTCCGCATCGGCGATTGATGGCAGACTTCGTAACGCTTCGACTTCGGCATGGGGGCCGCCGAATCGCTTGTGATAGCCTTCCCCGATACGATGACCGTCCTTGACCAAAACACAGCCGACCATCGGATTCGGTTCGGCGTAGCCTTCACCGGACGCCGCTAGTTGCAGCGCCCGTTGCATCCAATGTCGATCACGATTGGCGTCGACGACGGTGTTCGCAGGCATCGCGTCAGGCTCAATCCATGCCGGGAACCCAAAGTTTCCCGCCACCGCCTTCGGAGGAGTCACCGCCGCCGGGTGAGTCCGGCGTCCACAATCCTTCCGAAGCTGGGTTAGCCGCTTGCTGCGGTGCTGGTGCGGGAACGAAATCGTTGCCCGGTGCGACCGGACCAGCAGGTGCGCCACCGGGTGCGCCGCGCATCGAGCCGTCGGGCCGAATCACGCCCAACTGAACAAGAATCTGTTGCACGCGAGCCATCACCGCCGGATCGTTGCCGTAGTTTTGCTCGATTTCCATGATGGTGCTGCGGAAGCCTTCTTGGTCGGCCGTCATCAAACACAGTTCCATCTGCATCATCAGGACAGGCGAATAATTCAACTGATGCAGCTTCGCGAATGCGACGGCTTGATTGGCCGTCGAGATCCCGATCGCGGGCTCCGGCGCCGACGAAATCGCCATCAAGTAACCTTGCAACGCCATTTGTTTCTCGTCGTCGGTCGACGCAGTCGGTGCGACTTTCTCGACCAACTCGGTGGCAAAGCGATACGATTCCAATCGCGCCCCGATTTGACGCGTCGCGGCGGCAAGGTAGTAGATCCCCATCGTGTCCAGTTCCGAGGTGTCGACTCGGAAATAATCCGCCGGACACAACCGCCCGGCTTGTTCGGCAGTGACTTTCAACGGTGGTAACGCGTCGACCTTGGCGACTTCACGAATACGGTCAAGTCCGCCTTCGATGGTTTGCAGTCGTTCATAACCTTCGAGAATGCGAACATAAATCGCTCGCTGCAGTGCCATCGATTCATCGTCGACGACGTCGCTCAGTGAACGCCCTCCGAACAGATTGATCTGCACCGCCAACGCACGCTGCGGCATTGCCGCGACAGTGAATTCGCGATTGAGAGTTGTCAGTTCCGCAAGTGACTGTGGATCACGGAGTCGAACCGGGCGTGGGTCAAGGTTACTCATCAACGGAGTGGGCAATTGCTCACCGACTTCCAATTGCCCTTCTGGTAAGGCGTCGGACAAGACAGTCTTGATGTCGTCGATCCGATCCGCGGCAACGTCATACGCGATCACATGAGGTTCTTGATCGGTTTGACGACCGTAAACACAAGCGATCGAGACTGTCGCCGGTAGGTCCGCACCGGAGACGTCAGCATCATCGGCAGGAATTTCGCGATCGGCGATGAAGAAGGCGCTCCGTGGCGGGACCGATTCTTCGTCGATACGCAATCGCGATAGTTGAGCGGCTTCCATCTGCTTACATCGATTGCTGGCCGCCAACGCCATTTCGGCCTGCTCGACGTCTTTGAATTCGACGCGAATGTTGGCCGCCTGAACCGCCAGCACGTCGCGTTCTTTCAACAAGGCAGCGATCGCCCCGTAGCGTTGACGTTCCAGCAAATCGAGGTCTTCGACTTCCGATAGCTGACGGGCGATGTCGGACTGACGATCGATATCGCCACGCCAGATCGCACAGCAAAACAATCCGGACAACACCGCTGCTTGTCCCGGTGCGGTACGGCGCAACGATTCGAACTTGTCTTGAGCCAACAAAATCTTATTGCTGCTCAACAATGACATCGCTTCGTCATAGCGTTCTTGCCATTCGACGCCGTCGGGGCAATCAATCAATTCCGGGATATGCTTGAGCAGAAGATTGATCGCCTGCGATTGATCGAGCGATTCCATGAAGCCAGATGCTTCGTCGCTTTCGAATCCGCTCGCTCCGAGTGGCAAGAACGCAAACTGTCGTGCCGACAGCACCGAACCACTTTGAGCCAAGCCCATCGCGACGAGCAGCGCGACGTCCATCACAAATGCGTCGACGCTTTGGCCGCTCTCGTTCAGAGCTTCCAAAAGCGAATCGGTTGCCGTTTGCATCTCGCCCTTGGCAACCGAAACAGCCGCTCGCTGTGTCAATGCCAGAGGGTTCGATGGCTGCAGACGAATGAATCGCTCCGCATTTTCGGCTAACGAATCAAACTCCTGCAATCCCAACAGCAATCGACCACGGATCGCGAGCGCCCATGCCGCATCGGGATGCTCTTCCAAAATTGATTTCAATCGGTCGAGCGCCGGTACCACTTGGCCACCTTCGACCATTCGCAGCACTTTTTCCATCTGGCTGACAGAATCTTTGCACTTGCAGAATTTGATTTTCTTTCCGTTGCCACAGGGGCAGATCGCATAGGAATCGACAGACATGGATACTGGTTGCCAGTGTGAGGGAAGGCGAGCAATCTCGGCTCGCCGTTGGAATTCGACGCTCACCGTTGGGGGTGATCAAGAGCGTTTCCATGGGTGGTTTCTTGCCGGAACGGCGGGCCTGTGATTGGGCCACAAGTTCGGTGGTGCTTCGTCTAGACCCGAACGTTGGGGTCGTCCCGTCAGCCGACGGGCACCAGCCCGGCTATCGCTGAAGAACCGCAGCTAATCCCAAGTTCAGATTTTGACGAAGCGGTAGTCGCTTGACGGCGAAAGCGGCGCGCTCCGGGCCGCTAATCGTACCACGATCGCGCCGTACTGCCCAAGCCCTCACGTTTTCGCGACTCCTCATGCGACGCCCCCCGCTACGAACCGGCGATCAAAGGCTTTTCAGCGTTGGTTCGTCGCTGCGAGGGTCTTAAACAAAAGCTTGCAAAAGAAAAACGAATGCCCGTTTCTCGATCCCCGGACAGTTGCTCTCGCGAGGCCCCGCGACATTG is a window of Roseiconus lacunae DNA encoding:
- the ribD gene encoding bifunctional diaminohydroxyphosphoribosylaminopyrimidine deaminase/5-amino-6-(5-phosphoribosylamino)uracil reductase RibD → MPANTVVDANRDRHWMQRALQLAASGEGYAEPNPMVGCVLVKDGHRIGEGYHKRFGGPHAEVEALRSLPSIADAESATAYVTLEPCCHFGKTPPCSQALIDAKVSRVVIAMQDPFPKVDGGGLKALRDHGIEITVGVLRDEAEQLNAPYLKRVQKGLPWTIAKWAMTIDGRVATVDGESQWISGPQSRVHVHRLRARVDAILAGMGTVLADDPMLNARLVDDDGKPLTPPRVANRLIFSRGRLPPRDSKLVCTAKEIPTFLFTSPFVDPDERAWLEQAGLVCDAENDSIEGVLRKCADGLHGHRPATNVMVEGGPNLMASLIGSQPEDCLIDEIHAYLGPKIFGGATAPGPILGSGIESLAVAPQFRLIMIDKFDDDARLIYRRQSE
- a CDS encoding tetratricopeptide repeat protein produces the protein MSVDSYAICPCGNGKKIKFCKCKDSVSQMEKVLRMVEGGQVVPALDRLKSILEEHPDAAWALAIRGRLLLGLQEFDSLAENAERFIRLQPSNPLALTQRAAVSVAKGEMQTATDSLLEALNESGQSVDAFVMDVALLVAMGLAQSGSVLSARQFAFLPLGASGFESDEASGFMESLDQSQAINLLLKHIPELIDCPDGVEWQERYDEAMSLLSSNKILLAQDKFESLRRTAPGQAAVLSGLFCCAIWRGDIDRQSDIARQLSEVEDLDLLERQRYGAIAALLKERDVLAVQAANIRVEFKDVEQAEMALAASNRCKQMEAAQLSRLRIDEESVPPRSAFFIADREIPADDADVSGADLPATVSIACVYGRQTDQEPHVIAYDVAADRIDDIKTVLSDALPEGQLEVGEQLPTPLMSNLDPRPVRLRDPQSLAELTTLNREFTVAAMPQRALAVQINLFGGRSLSDVVDDESMALQRAIYVRILEGYERLQTIEGGLDRIREVAKVDALPPLKVTAEQAGRLCPADYFRVDTSELDTMGIYYLAAATRQIGARLESYRFATELVEKVAPTASTDDEKQMALQGYLMAISSAPEPAIGISTANQAVAFAKLHQLNYSPVLMMQMELCLMTADQEGFRSTIMEIEQNYGNDPAVMARVQQILVQLGVIRPDGSMRGAPGGAPAGPVAPGNDFVPAPAPQQAANPASEGLWTPDSPGGGDSSEGGGGKLWVPGMD